One Leptospiraceae bacterium genomic window carries:
- a CDS encoding response regulator transcription factor → MKNNKIAFQLGISRGTIQPHVNNIYKKLHVTNRVELMKKASEMTDPSR, encoded by the coding sequence ATGAAAAACAACAAGATTGCATTTCAACTTGGTATTTCAAGGGGTACCATACAACCCCATGTCAATAACATCTATAAAAAACTTCACGTTACCAATCGAGTCGAGCTAATGAAAAAAGCCTCTGAGATGACGGATCCTTCTAGGTAA